The Aedes albopictus strain Foshan chromosome 1, AalbF5, whole genome shotgun sequence genomic interval gacatcatttcaatccaacaaaccgtttttgagtttctatttttttaagaagaagaaaattagtttttttttttcattcgacctTTGAAAAGGTTAGGTTAGGTTAGGTTAGGTGTTAGGTAAAGAATAATGCAAAGCAAATGACATCAAAAATATTTACAGATAGAAAATCATACATGAACAATATTCAATTTGACTGGAAACTATATgcatgtacaaaaaaaaacaatcatgttTTTTAACCgaagtttttattttttactttaacaacgatatttttagcccggggctagttcatctcgggacccacgtctGAAATTCCCTTCCGCTAAGAGattaaccagccaagggctgaaaatctccataataaagtaataataataataattctcttCCGCAGAatgcacattttgtgagtatgttggaagcgggattcgatcccaggtccgcaGTGTGCTTTTACCACCACACCAGATCCGCGCGTTTTTCAAGAGATCTTTATAAAAGTCCagtagcaattaaaaaaaaaaagaaacaagcaGTACTAATTCTTAATGCAACACCGATAACAaagtagttgttgttgttgttttatttatttacgacactttacaccgTTATGGTGCATTCGTGTCGATAAAATGCATCAAAACAATACAATATTATTTAATTTACATGACTTGTTTCTTCTTCGATCTAGTTTGATAAACCGTCCATCCCAATTCAGCTTTCTGTGCTTCCTCGTTGCATGATCGTTTTGCTACGCTCTCTTCTCTTCTTCCATTTTCCGTTTCAGTTGACAACCGTCTCTTCGCAGTCTCCGGCTCCCCTTCAGTTTCAACGGTTTCAGTTTCGCGCTCATCGGTATCGTTGTTTCTATTATCATCACCTTcatcgccgccgccgtcgtcgtcgttgtcatcgtcACTTGTGTCGGTGCGAGTCGCAATCGATGGGTGATCAACAATTTTGCATTGTTTATCACCAATGCGGTTTTGCTCTTCAGCAGAGCTTGATAGTAGTGTTGGCTTGCTTGATGATTGTGCGTTTATTTTTGGGTACGTTACGTATGTGCTTTCTCCGTTAACCACAATGCGAGACGGTAGCGTCTTCTCCAGTCTCATTCGAACAATTCTGACGCCGTTTAGAATCCCAGGGAAGAAATTTTTCCACACATCATTTTCAATGGATATAACTCTACCGTACTGCTGCATGTGGCGCACGATGATGTCGTTCGACATTTGCGGTGAAAGGTCGTGGATCTTGACGGTGGTCGTGGGGCCATCTACGTAGACTGGGATGTAGTACTTTTTTCCTTCGTGGATGTAGTAATGTTTGAGGTGATGTTGCTTTTGTAGTCGTGGTGCAACGCCAGCGTCAGTCATCTCAATATACACACAGTTTTTGATATTGTGTATTTGGATGTTCTTGACGTCGGCCAGGTCGATTTTAATGtcgtccttgaggaattcctcaatctGGTCTAGTTTGGGTCGTCGTGGCAGGACACTAAAGTCAACAACGAGTGTGTTTTTCCTGTGCGTAGACATCCTGCAATGGCTGCAAATTCCAACACAACAGGAACAACGGACAAATTGAAAGACGTAGAGCTGTACGAAAAGCACTTGTGTCGCGCACGAAGAACGTTTGTCAACTGAACAAAGTAGTAATGGACCAAATGTACCTTCAAATTTGTTCATTCAAAATGATATCCTGTAACGGAtgcttttttttctggaaaaatacctggaaagACATTGGAAGATGAATAAGAACAATTAGGAAACATTGACCTAGATCACATGACAGTGGGGTAAGAGGAAATCAGAAGAAGATTTAAAAGTCTCAGAGAGTTTAAGGATAGGTAAAGAGAGATCTAGTTTACTTCATTTAATTTTTAAATTACGTCTCAACTTGCAAGAGCCTGCATCTAACGTTTTACCATGTTGCATACGATTATGCTCGAATATACCAGCATGGTCTTGTTGAGTAACCACACGTCTACCACTTCGGCTATAAGGACTGCCCAGCCAACATGAAGTCACAGAATGTAGAATAGATGTAGAATAGGATACTAAAGTGGGggatatatgcgtacatgcttccatttaaccgcgtccAAAAGTGTGCTcaaatcgcctccactttagcaaccTATTcgacagcatatgcgatcgtgtgttgactgggctaTGGAAGGGGTCACTATCGGATTTAAGAGGGAGAGGGTAAAGGAGAGTCTTGGAGGGGGCTGAAAATGAGGTCTTATGCAGATATAACAAACAGGGTGACAAAGAAGGCTCAAGAGATTTACAAGGCAGTAACTAAAGTAATCTTCTACATAATGCGGTCTAAAATGATAAAAGAGGGTAGAACTCAGcgacttttttatctgtattaacaagattttttttttgggctgcaaaacggtgagtcgataaaaagagcgtccaacatagctctgttcctcacaagttcctacctcatgcttccacgggtcaaacgatgacaaagaccgccagctaagagttgagggcttagctggtagtgcagtctgggcactgttgccttctgacttcagctagattgaggaggtacgtcccgagcgtctgttcaccaaggaggtgcggctcaaacatcgTCTGTTCTGCCATCCAGCGACCGAatttgtgtgttgaggatgaagggcaaattcttcaactacagcctgatcagcatctatgcgcaaacgaacgacaaacccgatgacatgaaggatgagttctatgagagccttgataaggcctactcATTGGAGATGGGAATGCGCAGATCGGcatagaaagtttctttcggcctgacattggaacggaaagccttcattctgttaccaacgataatggtctgcgtctTGTGACATCCACTGCTGCTAAAGGGAtgacaatcagcagtacctacttcgcacgtaagaatatccgaaaacacacctggcgacacctgAGTGGTGACctttgctcccagatagaccacgtgctggtcgacgggcgacatttttcggacgtcatagatgtgaggtcttacagaggcccgaacattggcTCGGAtaattatcttgtagccgcaaaaattcgggcacgattatccagcgtcacaagttcaagaaacaacagtaCGATGCGTTACAATAttcagcgcttgtcagccgaaggggttgctgcacagtaccatcacaagctagacgagaggataggagagaccaacggatctggagctgtcaacagcttatggggagtatggggaggagcacccaggaacaggattaacataatggatgacgatcaagcagtggaaccaccgaCACTGGATGATGTTGAAAAGGCCCTTAagaagctgaaaaacagcaaggttgctgggaaggacgaaatcccggtcgaacttcttaagcacggaagcaagcagctacatcaatcaatccaccatatcattataaagatttgggaggatgaagaattgctcaccagctggttggatggcctcatatgcccaatctacaagaaagggcacagactggagtgtgccaattacagggggatacccttttaaattcggcgtataagatactgtcgcgtgtcctgttcaacagactgcgacctcttgaggaatccttcgtcggcgaataccaggctgattttcgtgagcgccgatcaacgacggatcaaatatcctgcggatgatcctagataaatttcgggaatataacttgcagacgcaccatctgtttattgattttaaagcagcgtacgattcagttaaAAGAAAAGggatttggcagataatgtcagaacatggttatccggcgaaactaattaggctgatatgcGCAACGCTGAATGGAACAAactcaagtattcggatcgcggacgaagtgtctacgtcgttcgtgaccttggatggattgaagcagggggatgctgtTTCAAatgtattgttcaacattgcactcgaaggagcgattaggaggtcaggcgtgcagaggaatggctctatcatcacacggtcgcacatgctcctcggttttgcgaacgattttgatctcatcggcaccgatcgtggaggaagcttatgctcctctgaagagagagatagtgaggataggcttgacgattaactttaccaagacgaagtacatggtaGAGTtaatagcgggtagagacagaagcaggcctagtggtgttagtgctgaggtagtgattgattgggatgtgtttgaagttgttgaagaatttgtttatcttggaacacttgtgacatatgACAATGTCGTTTCCCGTGAAAAGGCGCATTGTAGCTTCGAATAGGGCCTGATTCGGATTgcatagccagcttaggtcccgtaacttgcaaacgcaaacaaaattcgctctgtataagacgctgattcttctggTTGCCCTCTacagtcacgaagcgtggacgttgaaggaggtagaccgaaaagcttttggagtttttgagcgcaaagtgctgcggacaattctcggtgggaaacaagaaaatggagtgtggcgcagacgcatgaatcacgagttttaCCAAGTGTACTaggatgcgaatattgtgaaacgtataaaatacggcagacttcagtgggctgcaCATGTAGTGCGAATGGCGGAAGAAAGAATAGTGAAAACAATATGctgcagagaacccggtagaggtaggcgacttcgtgggcggccgcgaactcgctggctgcacgtagttgaagaagatctacgatccctacacgttcggggaaactggaggttCCAGTcggcccaagaccgacgaagatggtgctctattatacgttcggcgttggagtaaagtaacttagtagccaacaaggtatcaaggtaggtattatcgagatttttagccctaggctaattcatctcggaatccacgcttcacttcccttccgaaggaagaactcacattttgcgagtttgtcgggagtgggtttcgatcccaggtcctcggcgtgacagtcacgtacTTTAACCATCACGTCAGGTCCGCTCCCGTCAGCGATTTTTAAAAAGAGTGGAAAAGGTGTACTGAAGGAGTTTTAATGGGGGAacacatagggtagcgaaccacttgggcagcggccggtattttgggcactcttcgatagaactcagtcaattccaaaccaattgacttgaaattttgtacacggctagatactatacgtatctcatcgcgttccaaaaattgtgtaaattggttcagaattggctgagttatagcagaaaagtgcccaaaataggacccctgccgagatg includes:
- the LOC134287562 gene encoding uncharacterized protein LOC134287562: MNKFEGTFGPLLLCSVDKRSSCATQVLFVQLYVFQFVRCSCCVGICSHCRMSTHRKNTLVVDFSVLPRRPKLDQIEEFLKDDIKIDLADVKNIQIHNIKNCVYIEMTDAGVAPRLQKQHHLKHYYIHEGKKYYIPVYVDGPTTTVKIHDLSPQMSNDIIVRHMQQYGRVISIENDVWKNFFPGILNGVRIVRMRLEKTLPSRIVVNGESTYVTYPKINAQSSSKPTLLSSSAEEQNRIGDKQCKIVDHPSIATRTDTSDDDNDDDGGGDEGDDNRNNDTDERETETVETEGEPETAKRRLSTETENGRREESVAKRSCNEEAQKAELGWTVYQTRSKKKQVM